Proteins encoded by one window of Mycoplasma capricolum subsp. capricolum ATCC 27343:
- the srlD gene encoding sorbitol-6-phosphate dehydrogenase has translation MKKVAIIAGGAKSLGKFLALGLDKNNYQVIVLDVNKQKLDELKLENNQIDTFECDLTNEIDVINVFNEIENKYKTIDTLVYNAGWAKSAKITSFEYQDFITSLKINLDGYFLTAKQAAKIMIKNNTKGNIIQINSKSGRVGSKYNSGYSAAKFGGVGLTQSLALDLAEHNIRVNSLMLGNLLDSEMFESLIPQYAKKLNIKESEVKQYYIDKVPLKRGCSFDDVLNVLLFYISLKASYCTGQSINITGGQVM, from the coding sequence ATGAAAAAAGTAGCTATTATTGCAGGAGGAGCTAAAAGTTTAGGTAAATTTTTAGCTTTAGGTTTAGATAAAAATAATTATCAAGTAATTGTTTTAGATGTTAATAAACAAAAACTAGATGAATTAAAATTAGAAAATAATCAAATAGATACTTTTGAATGTGATTTAACTAATGAAATTGATGTAATTAATGTATTTAACGAAATCGAAAATAAATACAAAACAATAGATACACTAGTTTATAATGCAGGATGAGCAAAATCAGCAAAAATTACTTCATTTGAATATCAAGACTTTATTACAAGTTTAAAAATTAATTTAGATGGATATTTTTTAACAGCAAAACAAGCTGCAAAAATAATGATTAAAAATAATACAAAAGGTAATATAATTCAAATTAATTCAAAATCAGGAAGAGTTGGTTCTAAATATAATTCAGGCTATTCAGCAGCTAAATTTGGTGGAGTTGGATTAACTCAAAGTCTTGCTTTAGATTTAGCTGAGCACAACATTAGAGTTAACTCACTAATGTTAGGTAATCTTTTAGATTCAGAAATGTTTGAAAGTCTGATTCCACAATATGCTAAAAAACTAAATATTAAAGAATCAGAAGTTAAACAATACTATATAGATAAAGTGCCTTTAAAAAGAGGGTGTTCTTTTGATGATGTATTAAATGTTCTATTATTTTATATATCATTAAAAGCAAGTTATTGTACAGGTCAATCTATTAACATTACTGGAGGACAAGTAATGTAA
- a CDS encoding PTS sugar transporter subunit IIA gives MLKKENIFLNQKFKTKQECLDYLKSIFKKENIDDRYIESINLREQVCSFNIGSKIAIPHGTYDGMLYLKDSLIIVYIYKNQ, from the coding sequence ATGCTAAAAAAAGAAAATATTTTTTTAAATCAAAAATTTAAAACAAAACAAGAATGCCTAGATTATTTAAAATCTATTTTTAAAAAAGAAAATATAGATGATAGATATATTGAATCTATTAATTTAAGAGAACAAGTTTGTTCATTTAATATTGGTTCTAAAATTGCAATTCCACACGGTACTTATGATGGTATGTTGTATTTAAAAGATTCATTAATCATTGTTTACATTTACAAAAACCAATAA
- a CDS encoding MurR/RpiR family transcriptional regulator, translating to MSIDLLTKIRDLIQTDCNQDYKNIGAFLLKNYSNIRSLTITKISKECNTSPTQITRFAEKLNLKGFSELKYRLDDISKSIIIDNQFIPISSRIDDKTKFYKDYFEILNNSIKQQEANLKNLPINEVANLISKANKVYLFAFNLSYNISKNFIQRLRWYQKDAISESDYISIKTYINIIKPEDLVILITISGENEYIKNIAESLNRKVKIVGIGPKQSSMINLFDKYLYFQTDESELWSINSIKAQLTVQLLDFVYVKWLKSTKKK from the coding sequence ATGAGCATAGATTTATTAACAAAAATTAGAGATTTAATCCAAACAGATTGTAATCAAGACTATAAAAATATTGGTGCTTTTTTATTAAAAAATTATTCTAATATAAGAAGTTTAACAATAACAAAAATATCGAAAGAGTGTAATACAAGTCCAACACAAATTACAAGATTTGCTGAAAAGTTGAACTTAAAAGGCTTTAGTGAATTAAAGTATAGACTAGATGATATTTCTAAATCAATTATTATAGATAATCAATTTATTCCAATTAGTTCAAGAATTGATGATAAAACAAAATTCTATAAAGATTATTTTGAAATATTAAATAACTCAATTAAACAACAAGAAGCTAATTTAAAAAATTTACCTATTAATGAAGTTGCTAATTTAATTAGTAAAGCTAATAAAGTTTATTTATTTGCTTTTAATCTTTCTTATAATATTTCAAAAAACTTTATTCAGCGTTTACGTTGATATCAAAAAGATGCTATTAGCGAATCAGACTATATTTCTATAAAAACCTATATTAATATAATTAAACCTGAAGATCTTGTGATTTTAATTACAATTTCAGGTGAAAATGAATATATTAAAAATATAGCTGAATCATTAAATAGAAAAGTAAAAATTGTCGGAATTGGTCCAAAGCAAAGTTCTATGATTAATTTATTTGATAAATATTTGTATTTTCAAACTGATGAATCAGAATTGTGAAGTATTAATTCAATTAAAGCTCAACTTACAGTTCAACTTTTAGATTTTGTTTATGTTAAATGATTAAAAAGTACTAAGAAAAAATAG
- a CDS encoding mannitol-1-phosphate 5-dehydrogenase, with translation MKLIHFGAGNIGCGFIAPILKSVVSHIYFVDNNIKIVNKINNQKLIKIYTSNNKNIEITNIGAWLLNDFYNYQNHWDQVSLITISIGVNNLKHIISYVQKIIDYKVRKNQKLIIMCCENGIRISSLFKTNFNNISSNIYFVDVLVDRIVSNKNILNNYLECEDYYLWIVDKTQWPNSFKQIDSLTYRDDFDLQIAKKIYMLNGLHCSLGWFVFKNFGFNKYLYVYQAMKNSQVIEFVNNYLNEVILVLNHKYNINLKELSEYKDRIVKRLSNNFIKDDFKRLVRNTELKLSKNERILTILDYAKAHNLKHNTLLLSYQNGLEYLKIEKEKNLDF, from the coding sequence ATGAAATTAATACATTTTGGAGCAGGAAACATTGGTTGTGGGTTTATTGCTCCAATTTTAAAATCTGTAGTTAGTCATATTTATTTTGTTGATAATAATATAAAAATTGTTAATAAAATAAATAATCAAAAACTTATTAAAATATATACTTCAAATAATAAAAATATAGAGATTACAAATATTGGTGCTTGATTATTAAATGATTTTTATAATTATCAAAATCATTGAGATCAAGTTAGTTTAATTACTATTTCAATTGGTGTTAATAATTTAAAACACATTATTTCTTATGTTCAAAAAATAATAGATTATAAAGTTAGAAAAAATCAGAAATTAATTATAATGTGTTGTGAAAACGGTATTAGAATAAGTAGTTTATTTAAAACTAATTTTAATAATATAAGTTCTAATATTTATTTTGTTGATGTATTAGTAGATAGAATAGTTAGTAATAAAAATATTCTAAATAATTATTTAGAATGTGAAGATTATTATTTATGAATTGTTGATAAAACTCAATGGCCAAATAGTTTTAAACAAATAGATAGTTTAACTTATAGAGATGATTTTGACTTACAAATAGCTAAAAAAATTTATATGCTAAATGGGTTGCACTGCTCTTTAGGTTGGTTTGTTTTTAAAAACTTTGGTTTTAATAAATATTTGTATGTTTATCAAGCTATGAAAAATAGTCAAGTTATAGAGTTTGTTAATAACTATTTAAATGAAGTCATTTTAGTTTTAAATCATAAGTATAATATTAATTTAAAAGAATTAAGTGAATATAAAGATCGGATAGTTAAAAGATTAAGCAATAATTTTATAAAAGATGATTTTAAAAGATTAGTAAGAAATACTGAATTAAAACTAAGTAAAAATGAGAGAATTCTAACAATTTTAGATTATGCAAAAGCTCATAACTTAAAACACAATACACTTTTATTAAGTTATCAAAATGGGCTAGAATATTTAAAAATTGAAAAAGAAAAAAACCTAGATTTCTAG
- a CDS encoding LppA family lipoprotein: MKRTTKLLLSILPISSISLLSLVSCSTTSLNGKQPNEKPANPNEKEPNNEIDKKPIKPEDSNYKDPNKPSNKPNETPKEPEQSGNDSEKDPKKPDEKSQGDQPHNNQSSDQPETNKVDFSDIENILKEISLKTITFYAQRDAATVLFELRKDHSIIDRIFSKEFKDIFDKYYIQFVPNSGENAINEKGLIEKIKLKFTNKKGGASKDFKFTFTGFKIPETINTKNNKYNLLKQKSVNETLAGLFPSLIAYMLLYSQNHNEYKSLEEKDNAINFEELENGNPDLFIDPSLRLNAAAIKDYLFEYDKKLGELYIDKVTTVSYDDYNGSLGLQVEIGNRDHNSRTSNEPTISVKHTFNGFRKVDLTDQNKNVLSLFLPQNKFKEMTKKGPLKNKIQNIKKENKLDNKYLIKDMSNMYLKQQIFKELLVGIYDNANKAYKSTSTLGLQTKEYRSILGLAGGMSIYPFHTRITKDSIENIYLSISKEENSKYKAKLEFEVHIPIFASSFSDLKSHSTSGESKVLVFKIVSDTSVD; this comes from the coding sequence ATGAAAAGAACAACTAAATTACTACTATCTATTTTACCTATATCATCTATTAGTCTTTTAAGTTTAGTTTCTTGTTCAACAACTAGTTTAAATGGAAAACAACCTAATGAAAAACCTGCAAACCCTAATGAAAAAGAACCAAATAATGAAATTGATAAAAAACCAATAAAACCTGAAGATTCTAATTATAAAGACCCAAATAAGCCATCCAATAAACCTAATGAAACACCAAAAGAGCCCGAACAATCAGGTAATGATTCTGAAAAAGATCCTAAGAAACCTGATGAAAAATCTCAAGGTGATCAACCACATAATAATCAATCATCAGATCAACCAGAAACTAATAAAGTAGATTTTTCTGATATAGAAAATATATTAAAAGAAATTTCATTAAAGACTATTACCTTTTATGCACAAAGAGATGCTGCAACAGTTCTTTTTGAGTTGAGAAAAGATCATTCAATAATTGATAGAATTTTTTCTAAAGAATTTAAAGATATTTTTGATAAATACTATATTCAATTTGTACCTAATAGTGGAGAAAACGCCATTAATGAAAAGGGTTTAATTGAAAAAATCAAACTTAAATTCACTAATAAAAAAGGTGGTGCCTCTAAAGATTTCAAATTTACTTTTACTGGCTTTAAGATACCTGAAACAATAAATACTAAAAATAACAAATATAATTTATTAAAGCAAAAAAGTGTAAATGAAACACTTGCTGGACTTTTTCCTTCTTTAATAGCTTATATGTTGTTATACAGTCAGAACCATAATGAGTATAAAAGTTTAGAAGAAAAAGATAATGCAATAAATTTTGAAGAATTGGAAAATGGTAATCCTGATTTATTTATAGATCCTAGCCTTAGACTTAATGCTGCTGCTATTAAAGATTACTTGTTTGAATATGATAAAAAATTAGGAGAACTTTATATAGATAAAGTAACAACTGTTAGTTATGATGACTATAATGGTAGCCTAGGTTTACAAGTAGAAATTGGAAACAGAGATCATAATTCTAGAACAAGTAATGAACCAACAATAAGTGTGAAACACACTTTTAATGGATTTAGAAAAGTTGACTTAACCGATCAAAATAAAAATGTTTTATCCTTGTTTTTACCACAAAATAAGTTCAAAGAAATGACTAAAAAAGGGCCTTTAAAAAATAAAATCCAAAATATTAAAAAAGAAAATAAATTAGATAACAAATATCTTATTAAAGATATGAGCAACATGTATCTAAAACAACAAATATTTAAAGAATTGCTAGTTGGAATATATGATAATGCTAATAAAGCCTATAAATCAACTTCAACATTAGGTCTGCAAACAAAAGAGTATAGATCAATTTTAGGATTAGCAGGTGGTATGTCAATTTATCCTTTCCATACTAGAATTACAAAAGATTCAATTGAAAATATCTATTTATCTATTAGTAAAGAAGAAAATAGTAAATACAAAGCTAAATTAGAATTTGAAGTTCACATACCTATTTTTGCTTCATCATTTTCTGATCTAAAGTCTCATTCAACAAGCGGTGAAAGCAAAGTACTAGTATTTAAAATTGTTTCAGATACTTCAGTAGATTAA
- a CDS encoding LppA family lipoprotein gives MKRTTKLLLSILPISSISLLSLVSCSTTSSNNKKPEENRTDKTPEKLPENSKKPENAEPNDQHEPSKSDSEKKPDASDNKNNIKPKKPDSERENTDQPQADQPNHHNVDFSDLEKIKTKLSYKSIKLYSDKDPRSAWFSLKNDLETFSNIFYRENKDLKNKYNLSFENNEPIYDFLKGVIDNVKVKFTNNKHSKIISFTLTDFKKTNTTTNNKENYIKEKDELDNKFKGLYPSLVAFMLLYSEDPQSYKSLEQRTQAIGFEDLYYSNRNLFNNEYPGINQVTKKLLLEYNYDLSKIYKDRIIQAKFDDTKGTLGVKIEISNNQTEPKITKEPTLIKEFNIKGFRSIDFKDENKNVLSMTLLQSNLKEMIKKGSLKKTVELLRERNNSFGVKMPLEQVEGTRLKDELFKYLLVNVDDNSYHIYNPKQTLSLQKNSKNDNTSILGLAGNMSIYPFHTRITKESINKIFITLAKEDDGKLKVTIDFEVIIPIYSVGYSDLKSPGTGASIPLTLKVNSSALID, from the coding sequence ATGAAAAGAACAACTAAATTACTATTATCTATTTTACCTATATCATCTATTAGTCTTTTAAGTTTAGTTTCTTGTTCAACAACTAGTTCAAATAATAAAAAACCTGAAGAAAATAGAACTGATAAAACACCAGAAAAATTACCTGAAAATTCTAAAAAACCTGAAAATGCAGAACCAAATGATCAACATGAACCTAGTAAATCTGATTCAGAGAAAAAACCAGATGCTTCTGATAATAAAAATAACATAAAGCCAAAAAAACCTGATTCAGAAAGAGAAAATACTGATCAACCACAAGCTGATCAGCCAAATCATCATAATGTAGATTTTTCAGATTTAGAAAAGATTAAAACAAAACTATCTTATAAAAGCATTAAACTTTACTCAGATAAAGATCCTAGATCGGCTTGATTTAGTTTAAAAAATGACTTAGAAACATTTTCTAATATTTTTTATAGAGAAAATAAAGATTTAAAAAATAAATATAATTTAAGTTTTGAAAATAATGAACCTATTTATGATTTTTTAAAAGGTGTAATAGATAACGTTAAAGTTAAATTCACTAATAATAAGCATTCAAAAATTATTTCTTTTACTCTTACTGATTTTAAAAAAACAAACACAACAACTAATAATAAAGAAAATTATATAAAAGAAAAAGATGAATTAGATAATAAATTTAAAGGTTTATATCCATCGCTAGTTGCTTTTATGCTTTTATATAGTGAAGATCCACAAAGTTATAAATCACTAGAGCAAAGAACACAAGCAATAGGTTTTGAAGATTTATATTATTCAAATAGAAATTTATTTAATAACGAATATCCAGGAATTAATCAAGTAACAAAAAAATTATTATTAGAATATAACTACGATCTATCTAAAATTTATAAAGATAGAATAATTCAAGCTAAATTTGATGATACCAAGGGAACATTAGGAGTTAAAATTGAAATTTCAAATAATCAAACTGAGCCAAAAATTACAAAAGAACCTACATTAATAAAAGAATTCAATATTAAAGGTTTTAGAAGCATTGATTTTAAAGATGAAAATAAAAATGTGTTATCAATGACCTTATTACAAAGTAATTTAAAAGAAATGATCAAAAAAGGAAGTTTAAAAAAGACTGTTGAATTACTTAGAGAACGTAATAATAGTTTTGGTGTCAAAATGCCTCTTGAGCAAGTTGAAGGAACAAGACTAAAAGATGAATTATTTAAATATTTATTAGTAAATGTAGATGATAATTCATATCATATTTACAACCCCAAACAAACACTTAGTTTACAAAAAAATAGCAAAAATGATAACACATCTATTTTGGGATTAGCAGGAAATATGTCGATTTATCCTTTCCATACTAGAATTACAAAAGAATCTATAAATAAAATTTTTATAACACTTGCAAAAGAAGATGATGGCAAACTTAAAGTAACAATTGATTTTGAAGTTATTATTCCTATTTACTCAGTAGGTTATAGTGATTTGAAATCTCCTGGTACAGGCGCTTCAATACCACTAACACTAAAAGTAAATTCAAGTGCATTAATTGATTAA
- the metG gene encoding methionine--tRNA ligase — protein sequence MSKKFYITTPIYYPSGNLHLGHAYTTTLADILNRYKKEQGYETFFLTGSDEHGQKIENKAKEANLTPLEYLNPKVQAFKDLWTKLNIDYDKFIRTTDDYHQNTVQKIFTILLEKGYIYKGQYEGIYCVSCEEFLTNEQVDENGLCKISNTKPQLVNEDTYFLKVSQFQEFVQNILKSDFLIPEYRRNEMLKNFVEPGLKDLSVTRVSFKWGIPITQDEKHIIYVWLDALSNYITALGYLQKDDSLFKKFWQNDDCEILQLAGKEIIRFHSIYWPVMLEALNLKQPTHLLGHGWILNKNTKMSKSLGNVIDPVKIIELYSADALRFYIANDLPTEKDGNFSLELFIESFNAHLANNVGNLISRTHNMISKYFNGYIDLNNVNYDQELIDLGIKTIDNYIFNMDQYKISEAIKAVLELSNACNKYIEVKTPWNLEKENKIEELKTVLSTLQRNIAIISYLLKPVLVDSYNDMIEQCGLENVDINFDNLKTFFNIKFNKLDNKKVIFNRIKD from the coding sequence ATGTCAAAGAAATTTTATATAACCACACCAATTTATTATCCTAGTGGTAATTTACATCTAGGTCATGCTTATACAACAACGCTAGCTGATATTTTAAATAGATATAAAAAAGAACAAGGTTATGAAACTTTCTTTTTAACAGGTAGTGATGAACATGGTCAAAAGATTGAAAACAAAGCAAAAGAAGCTAATTTAACACCACTAGAATATCTAAATCCTAAAGTACAAGCTTTTAAAGATTTATGAACTAAATTAAATATTGATTATGATAAATTCATTAGAACTACAGATGATTATCATCAAAATACTGTTCAAAAGATCTTTACTATTTTATTAGAAAAAGGATATATCTATAAAGGGCAATATGAAGGAATATATTGTGTCAGTTGTGAAGAGTTTTTAACTAATGAGCAAGTTGATGAAAATGGATTATGTAAAATTTCAAACACAAAACCACAACTAGTTAATGAAGACACTTATTTTTTAAAAGTTAGTCAGTTTCAAGAATTTGTGCAAAATATTTTAAAATCAGACTTTTTAATTCCTGAATATAGAAGAAATGAAATGTTAAAAAATTTTGTTGAACCAGGATTAAAAGATCTATCAGTAACTAGAGTGAGTTTTAAGTGAGGAATTCCGATTACTCAAGATGAAAAACATATAATTTATGTTTGATTAGATGCTTTAAGTAACTATATAACAGCTTTAGGATATCTTCAAAAAGATGACTCATTGTTTAAAAAATTTTGACAAAATGATGATTGTGAAATTTTACAATTAGCTGGAAAAGAAATTATTAGGTTTCACTCAATTTATTGACCAGTAATGTTAGAAGCTTTAAATTTAAAACAACCCACACATTTACTAGGTCACGGATGAATTTTAAATAAAAATACTAAAATGAGTAAATCTTTAGGAAATGTAATTGATCCAGTTAAAATTATTGAATTATATTCAGCTGATGCTTTAAGATTTTATATAGCAAATGATTTACCAACTGAAAAAGATGGTAATTTTAGTCTTGAATTATTTATTGAATCATTTAATGCTCATCTAGCTAATAATGTAGGTAATTTAATAAGTAGAACTCATAATATGATTAGTAAATATTTTAATGGATATATTGATTTAAATAATGTTAATTATGATCAAGAATTAATTGATTTAGGTATCAAAACAATTGATAACTATATTTTTAATATGGATCAATATAAGATTAGTGAAGCTATTAAAGCGGTTTTAGAGTTATCTAATGCATGTAATAAATATATTGAAGTTAAAACGCCTTGAAATTTAGAAAAAGAAAACAAAATTGAAGAATTAAAAACCGTTTTATCTACTTTACAAAGAAATATTGCAATCATTTCTTATTTATTAAAACCAGTATTAGTTGACTCATATAATGATATGATTGAACAATGTGGGTTAGAAAATGTTGATATTAATTTTGATAATTTAAAAACATTTTTTAATATTAAATTTAATAAATTAGATAATAAAAAAGTTATATTTAATAGAATTAAAGATTAA
- a CDS encoding ABC transporter ATP-binding protein translates to MNKEKEVNYAIEMQNITKTFLNGSIVANDDITIRVKKGDIHALVGENGAGKSTLMSILFGLYQPTSGIIKVNGKEEIISNPIKANKLGIGMVHQHFKLVEVNTVLENIILGVEQTKGKIFLNKAKMRAELIEIMNKYDLYVDLDAKIQDISVGLQQRVEILKILYRKADVLVFDEPTAVLTPQQIQSLLQIMKNLQKAGKTIIFISHKMDEIKEVANVATVIRLGRKITDLQVSEVSGNEIAEAMVGRKLVEVKNKYKKVSSEEPLLNVINLTVKKDSNHKVYGLETFNVKVRPGEIVAIAGVEGNGQRELIQAITGLVKPVSGGIVYKKINIANSSIKTRYDMGMSHIPEDRHKHGMLLDFLVEENIVSQEIDKKPFSQFGFINKKAISRYAQTVIKEFDIRGSRNGTAIARGLSGGNQQKAIVGREIKREHDLLIVVQPTRGLDVGAIENVHSQILKEKERGRGILLVSYDLNEIMALADRIVVINDGKLIGELPAKRAKKEEIGALMTGQTLEQIKNNKVNKNSKVVVENEI, encoded by the coding sequence ATGAATAAAGAAAAAGAAGTTAATTATGCTATTGAAATGCAAAACATTACTAAAACATTTTTAAATGGTTCTATAGTTGCTAATGATGATATTACTATTAGAGTTAAAAAGGGAGATATTCATGCATTAGTTGGTGAAAATGGTGCTGGTAAATCTACACTAATGTCAATTTTATTTGGTTTATATCAGCCAACATCTGGAATTATAAAAGTTAATGGAAAAGAAGAAATAATATCAAATCCAATTAAAGCTAATAAACTAGGAATAGGTATGGTTCATCAACATTTTAAATTAGTTGAAGTAAATACGGTTTTAGAAAATATTATTTTAGGTGTTGAACAAACAAAGGGAAAAATCTTTTTAAATAAAGCAAAAATGCGTGCTGAATTAATTGAAATTATGAATAAGTATGATTTATATGTTGATTTAGATGCAAAAATTCAAGATATTTCGGTTGGACTACAACAACGTGTAGAAATTTTAAAAATTTTATATAGAAAAGCAGATGTTTTAGTTTTTGATGAACCTACTGCAGTTTTAACACCACAACAAATCCAATCTCTTTTACAAATAATGAAAAACCTTCAAAAGGCAGGTAAAACTATTATTTTCATTTCACATAAAATGGATGAAATTAAAGAAGTTGCAAATGTTGCTACAGTTATTAGATTAGGTAGAAAGATAACAGATTTACAAGTTAGTGAAGTTAGTGGAAATGAAATAGCAGAAGCAATGGTTGGAAGAAAACTTGTAGAAGTCAAAAATAAGTATAAAAAAGTTTCATCTGAAGAACCATTGTTAAATGTTATTAATTTAACAGTAAAAAAAGATTCAAATCATAAAGTTTATGGATTAGAAACTTTTAATGTTAAAGTAAGACCTGGTGAAATTGTAGCTATTGCTGGAGTTGAAGGAAATGGACAACGTGAATTAATTCAAGCAATTACAGGATTAGTAAAACCAGTTTCAGGCGGTATTGTTTATAAAAAAATAAACATAGCTAATAGTAGTATTAAGACAAGATATGACATGGGTATGTCTCATATTCCTGAAGATCGTCATAAACATGGAATGTTATTAGATTTTTTAGTTGAAGAAAATATTGTAAGTCAAGAAATTGATAAAAAACCATTTTCCCAATTTGGATTTATTAATAAAAAAGCAATTTCAAGATATGCACAAACAGTTATTAAAGAATTTGATATTAGGGGTTCAAGAAATGGGACTGCAATAGCTAGAGGCCTTTCTGGAGGTAATCAGCAAAAAGCTATTGTAGGAAGAGAAATTAAAAGAGAACACGATTTGTTAATTGTTGTTCAGCCTACGCGTGGTCTTGATGTCGGAGCTATAGAAAATGTTCATTCTCAAATTCTAAAAGAAAAAGAAAGAGGTAGAGGAATTCTGCTAGTTTCTTATGATTTAAATGAAATAATGGCTCTTGCAGATAGGATAGTTGTTATTAATGATGGAAAATTAATTGGAGAATTGCCAGCAAAAAGAGCTAAAAAAGAAGAAATTGGTGCTTTAATGACAGGTCAAACTTTAGAGCAAATTAAAAATAATAAAGTTAATAAAAATAGTAAGGTGGTGGTAGAAAATGAAATCTAG